In Scyliorhinus canicula chromosome 27, sScyCan1.1, whole genome shotgun sequence, the following proteins share a genomic window:
- the LOC119957675 gene encoding probable G-protein coupled receptor 139, with product MVSSSRRWDPATEWRIHNLLQDGEKIFYPLLAVVAVPVNVLTIVILNRGKCGLSKCVTRYLVAMAAADLLVIVFDLIFRQIPVVYRIHFRFLLHLPICNIHAVLLYAATDCSVWFTVTFTFDRFVAISCQKVKSKYCTEKMSVLVLATVIGLSCLKNVFWYFMFTSKYWLVNDPWFCKVTMDVMTSRVWVTIEFFHYILTPGVPFILILLLNIFTIRNILVSSRARQRLRAKSSREIPRDSEMASRKKSIILLFLISGNFILLWTVIMVYIVWLRMYWFGYRSIYIPVFMVELGFMLQLLSCCTNTGIYAVTQARFRVQFKNVLTYPFAALTDLIK from the exons ATGGTCAGCAGCTCGAGACGGTGGGATCCAGCGACCGAGTGGCGGATACATAATTTGCTTCAGGATGGAGAAAAGATTTTCTATCCTCTCCTTGCAGTTGTTGCTGTTCCAG ttaatgtattGACGATTGTCATCCTTAATCGTGGAAAGTGCGGTCTTTCTAAATGTGTCACACGTTACCTGGTGGCAATGGCAGCGGCTGATCTACTGGTAATTGTCTTTGACCTGATATTCCGTCAGATTCCAGTTGTCTATCGCATACATTTTCGTTTCTTGCTACACCTTCCAATCTGTAATATCCATGCTGTCCTGCTTTATGCcgccactgactgttctgtctggtttacCGTCACTTTCACGttcgatcgatttgtggccatttcttGCCAGAAGGTGAAATCTAAGTATTGCACCGAGAAAATGTCTGTTCTGGTTCTAGCAACAGTGATTGGTCTGAGCTGTTTGAAGAACGTCTTCTGGTATTTCATGTTCACGTCAAAGTATTGGCTCGTAAACGACCCCTGGTTTTGTAAAGTGACAATGGACGTTATGACTTCCCGGGTCTGGGTAACAATCGAGTTCTTTCATTACATCCTAACGCCAGGCGTCCCATTCATCCTGATTCTGTTGCTCAATATTTTTACCATCAGAAATATTTTAGTGAGCAGCAGAGCCCGCCAGAGACTCCGGGCTAAGAGCAGTCGGGAGATTCCAAGAGATTCCGAAATGGCAAGTCGAAAGAAATCCATTATTTTATTGTTTCTTATCTCTGGAAATTTCATACTCTTATGGACAGTGATTATGGTATACATTGTATGGTTACGAATGTACTGGTTTGGCTATAGGTCCATATATATCCCGGTTTTCATGGTGGAATTGGGATTCATGCTGCAGCTTCTTAGTTGTTGTACAAACACTGGCATTTATGCCGTTACCCAGGCTAGATTCAGAGTCCAGTTCAAAAATGTGTTGACATATCCCTTTGCTGCACTTACTGATTTAATCAAATAA